From the genome of Vicia villosa cultivar HV-30 ecotype Madison, WI linkage group LG2, Vvil1.0, whole genome shotgun sequence, one region includes:
- the LOC131646454 gene encoding E3 ubiquitin-protein ligase MPSR1-like, translating into MASETESFEHFSLYDVIRSVRDMVSEAEASQLSYLFERMIRTRDMSLFFPFMLRLYGLSIRRNNDEDSDQETERNEDSNRQRLILVNPSTQRIVVINEVSSLETLLHELGSTTHNGQPPASKESIEAMKKVEIEESDDGECVVCLEQFEIGGVVKEMPCKHKFHGNCIEKWLRIHGSCPVCRYQMPIKEKEEEN; encoded by the coding sequence ATGGCTTCTGAAACTGAAAGTTTCGAACATTTTTCTCTGTACGACGTGATAAGAAGTGTTAGAGACATGGTTTCTGAAGCTGAAGCTTCTCAACTTTCTTATTTGTTTGAAAGAATGATAAGAACCAGAGACATGTCTCTGTTCTTTCCCTTCATGCTTCGTCTTTATGGTTTATCAATTCGACGAAACAACGATGAAGACTCAGATCAAGAAACAGAGCGTAACGAAGATTCCAATCGTCAAAGATTAATCTTGGTGAACCCATCAACACAACGTATTGTTGTAATCAACGAAGTTTCAAGTCTGGAAACTCTGCTTCATGAACTTGGAAGTACTACACATAATGGTCAACCACCAGCTTCCAAGGAGTCAATAGAAGCTATGAAAAAGGTTGAAATTGAAGAAAGTGATGATGGAGAGTGTGTTGTTTGTTTGGAACAATTTGAGATTGGTGGAGTTGTTAAAGAAATGCCTTGTAAGCATAAGTTTCATGGTAATTGTATTGAGAAGTGGTTAAGGATTCATGGGTCTTGTCCTGTTTGTAGGTATCAGATGCCTATtaaggagaaagaagaagaaaattaa
- the LOC131646456 gene encoding protein HOTHEAD-like, translating to MELPHIKHVHKHNPLTLLFLLFILANCGNSFPSEPQGKRQWHMTSDVEEVAGKSYDYIIVGGGTCGCPLAATLSHNFSVLLIERGGSPYGNPLVIDRRYYGFPLIQNDNHHMTVAQRFTSQDGVSNVRGRVLGGSSAINGGFYSRASDEFVEKVGWDKMLVKEAYEWVESKVVFPPYFLTPWQSVAEFSLLETGILPYNGYSLEHVKGTKISGSVFDGFGQRHTSADLLEAGNPKNLTVLVNATVKSIIFHHNGDKNEISTKGIKFIKSNGNLDETYEAYIKKPKNSTSRGDVILSAGALGSPQLLLLSGIGPKEQLRAFNIPLVHEIKEVGQGMQDNPCIAILVDSKPENRPPDPPQIAGITQDFKIIIEASIFPLSINESRVNIAAKIAMPFSRGYLELNNTDPRLNPSVKFNYLENENDMVECVKMTKLLNRIARSKSIAFFLGESQQNKLASTEFNLRKFCKKNVRTIYHYHGGCNVGSVVDKNYKVYGVKGLRVLDGSTFSESPGTNPMATLLMLGRYQGLKILQEREAD from the exons ATGGAACTTCCACACATCAAACATGTCCATAAGCATAACCCTCtcacattattgtttttgttgtttatacTTGCAAATTGTGGCAACTCTTTTCCTTCTGAACCTCAAG GTAAAAGACAATGGCACATGACTTCAGATGTTGAAGAAGTAGCAGGTAAATCATATGACTACATTATAGTTGGAGGAGGAACATGTGGTTGTCCATTAGCTGCTACACTATCACATAATTTTTCTGTGCTACTCATAGAAAGAGGTGGTTCACCATATGGAAACCCCTTGGTGATTGATAGAAGATACTATGGTTTTCCATTGATTCAAAATGACAACCACCATATGACAGTAGCACAACGATTCACCTCGCAAGACGGTGTTAGCAATGTAAGAGGAAGAGTTCTCGGTGGATCGTCGGCTATAAACGGTGGATTTTATAGTAGAGCGAGTGATGAGTTTGTTGAGAAAGTTGGTTGGGATAAGATGTTAGTTAAAGAAGCTTACGAATGGGTTGAATCGAAAGTTGTTTTTCCTCCGTATTTTCTCACGCCGTGGCAATCTGTTGCTGAGTTTAGTCTTCTTGAAACAGGAATTTTACCTTACAATGGTTATAGTTTGGAGCATGTCAAAGGAACTAAGATTTCTGGGAGTGTGTTTGATGGATTTGGACAGAGACATACCTCTGCTGATCTTCTAGAGGCTGGAAATCCGAAGAATCTCACTGTTCTTGTGAATGCCACAGTTAAGAGTATCATCTTTCATCACAATG GTGACAAGAATGAAATCAGTACCAAAGGCATCAAATTCATCAAGAGTAATGGAAACTTAGATGAAACCTATGAAGCCTACATCAAGAAACCAAAGAACTCAACTTCAAGGGGCGATGTAATATTATCAGCAGGTGCATTAGGTAGCCCTCAACTTTTGCTGCTAAGTGGCATAGGACCAAAAGAACAACTGAGAGCCTTCAACATTCCACTGGTTCATGAAATCAAAGAGGTTGGTCAAGGAATGCAAGACAATCCTTGCATAGCAATCTTGGTTGATTCCAAGCCAGAAAACAGGCCTCCCGATCCTCCGCAAATCGCAGGCATAACCCAAGACTTCAAAATCATAATCGAAGCATCAATATTTCCCTTAAGCATCAACGAATCAAGGGTTAACATTGCTGCGAAGATAGCTATGCCATTTTCAAGAGGGTATCTCGAGCTAAACAACACAGATCCAAGGCTTAACCCTTCTGTAAAATTCAACTATCTCGAAAATGAAAACGATATGGTCGAATGCGTTAAGATGACGAAACTACTAAATCGAATTGCAAGGTCGAAGTCTATCGCGTTTTTCCTCGGCGAGTCACAGCAAAACAAATTGGCATCTACTGAGTTTAATCTGAGAAAGTTTTGCAAGAAGAATGTGAGAACTATTTATCACTATCATGGTGGTTGCAATGTTGGATCAGTTGTTGATAAGAACTACAAAGTTTATGGTGTAAAGGGATTAAGAGTATTGGATGGCTCAACTTTTTCTGAGTCACCAGGTACAAATCCTATGGCTACACTCTTGATGCTAGGAAGGTATCAAGGACTCAAGATTCTCCAAGAAAGGGAAGCAGATTAA
- the LOC131646455 gene encoding E3 ubiquitin-protein ligase MPSR1-like — MASESENSELSYNFERMIRNSDMSVLLPFIQGLSHPSPTRRNRNNPDQESESTEDSDRQRIILVNPSTQRMIIVEGVSSLETLFHELERTTKNSQPPASKESIEGMKRVEIEESDGGECVVCLEEFEVGGVVREMPCEHRFHGDCIEKWLGIHGSCPVCRYQMPVDEKEEGKKNEEEEEGEEGGERRRVGGEVWVSFSISRRRRNHDQNQATSDGDSNDSSSSPRDGDGDEIGN; from the coding sequence ATGGCTTCCGAATCTGAAAATTCTGAGCTTTCGTATAACTTCGAAAGAATGATCAGAAACAGCGACATGTCTGTGTTATTGCCCTTCATCCAAGGTCTTTCCCACCCTTCTCCAACTCGAAGAAACAGAAACAACCCAGATCAAGAATCAGAGAGCACCGAAGATTCCGACCGTCAAAGAATCATCTTGGTGAACCCTTCGACACAGCGCATGATTATAGTGGAAGGAGTTTCAAGTCTGGAAACTCTGTTTCACGAACTGGAAAGGACCACAAAGAATAGCCAGCCACCAGCTTCAAAGGAGTCGATAGAAGGTATGAAAAGGGTTGAGATTGAAGAAAGTGATGGTGGAGAGTGTGTTGTTTGTTTGGAAGAGTTTGAGGTTGGTGGGGTTGTTAGAGAAATGCCATGTGAGCATAGGTTTCATGGTGATTGCATTGAGAAGTGGTTAGGGATTCATGGGTCTTGTCCTGTTTGTAGGTATCAGATGCCTGTTGATGAGAAAGAGGAGggaaagaaaaatgaagaagaggaagaaggagaagaaggtgGAGAGAGAAGAAGGGTTGGTGGTGAAGTTTGGGTTAGTTTTTCTATTAGTAGGAGAAGGAGAAATCATGATCAAAATCAAGCTACTTCTGATGGTGATTCAAATGATTCTTCATCAAGCCCTAGAGATGGTGATGGTGATGAAATTGGGAATTga